The nucleotide window CAGGCTGCTTATGGGGCACATATCCTCTTCCTCGCCGACCCATCGGCTTCCAGCAATCTGATCTCTGCAGAAACGTACAGAGAATTTGTACTTCCTGCTCACAAAAGAATGGCAAAGGAAATCAGCTGTCCTCAGATATTGCACATCTGCGGAGATGCAAGTAAACTCCTGCCTTACATAAAGCAGAGCGGTATTGACTGCTTCTCCTTTGATACCGTTCCAGTCTGGTATTGCCGTCAAGTAATGGGCAACGAGATGTCCATTCTTGGAAGCCTGGATGTCATAGACCTGATGCCTAACGGCACTCCAGAACAGGTTTATAACAGAACCAGGGAATGCATCTTGCAGGGAACCGATATTATCGGGACTGCATGTGGTGTTTCATCTGGAACCCCACTCGAAAACCTCAGAGCATATGTAAGGGCCTGCAAAGAAACCCCAATCCCGAGATACGACGACGTGGAAGACCTTATCAGGCAGATTGGGATCGGTATTGGAAAGAATATGAAAGAAAATGTCTTGGGTGGGATGAAAGAATGATCAGGCACATCGACATTGCAGTTCAGAAAATCTTCGAGATGAAAGAAAAAGAGCCTGCAAAATTCAAAAAACTCATCGATGAGGGGATTATTATAGGCCTTGGGGTAGATCTTGGAGATAGGAGTAAAGAAGTGAGCCCTGCCAACCAGGTTAAGAAGCAGAGCGGGCCGAAAGATCCCGAATATGCAGCTGTGACAAAAGCTGTAATCGAGGGAAATAGTGATGAAACAATAAAACTTACAGCTGCCTTGCTTGCAAAAGGAAAAGATCCAACAGACCTGGTCTCAAATGCCCTTATGCCCGGAATTCAAACTGTCTGTGAGCTTTACGACATTGGAAGAAGCTATCTGCCTGAAATCCTGCTAGCAAATGAAGCCCTTATAGAAGGAGTGAAACTCTGCCAAGGACAGATAAGAGATATCCACTTCCAAGGGAAGGTAGTATCCCTTGTAATTGAAGGGGACCTGCATGACATAGGCAAGAATATCGTAGCTGCTATTCTCAGAGCAAATGGATTCGAAGTAGTTGATCTTGGAAGTGACATAACGGTCGAAGCAGCTGTTAAAGCCGTAAAAGTAACAAATGCTGACCTTGTCACCGGAACAACCCTTATGAGCACAACCAGAGAAGGCCTCAAAGCCCTTGCAAATGCTCTGGAATCCGAGTGTGTCCCTGTGGCCTGTGGAGGTGCTGCCGTAGACAGGCGCTTCGTTAATACCTTTAGCAATTCGATATATGGAAGAACACCACTTGATGCAGTAAAAATCGCAAAGAAGGTCTGTGAAGGAAAGAGCTGGGAAGAAGTCCGCAAAGAACTTTATTAATTAT belongs to Methanosarcina barkeri 3 and includes:
- a CDS encoding methylthiol--CoM methyltransferase, yielding MIRHIDIAVQKIFEMKEKEPAKFKKLIDEGIIIGLGVDLGDRSKEVSPANQVKKQSGPKDPEYAAVTKAVIEGNSDETIKLTAALLAKGKDPTDLVSNALMPGIQTVCELYDIGRSYLPEILLANEALIEGVKLCQGQIRDIHFQGKVVSLVIEGDLHDIGKNIVAAILRANGFEVVDLGSDITVEAAVKAVKVTNADLVTGTTLMSTTREGLKALANALESECVPVACGGAAVDRRFVNTFSNSIYGRTPLDAVKIAKKVCEGKSWEEVRKELY